One genomic segment of Chitinophaga sancti includes these proteins:
- a CDS encoding dihydrofolate reductase, whose protein sequence is MLSIIVAASENNVIGIHNHLPWHLPVDMKYFKDTTMGKPIVMGRKSFEELGRVLPGRPNIMITRQQDYSSPGLIVVPSLEAGIEKAKTFGTEEIFITGGGEIFKMALPIVDRLYLTRVHAEVDGDTYFPVFDPTGWKLVKNERHEKDERHAHALTFQVWEREK, encoded by the coding sequence ATGCTCTCTATTATCGTTGCTGCTTCAGAAAATAATGTAATCGGTATTCATAATCATTTGCCATGGCACCTGCCTGTGGATATGAAATATTTCAAAGACACGACAATGGGAAAACCAATTGTCATGGGGCGTAAATCATTTGAAGAATTAGGAAGGGTATTGCCAGGCAGACCGAATATCATGATCACCCGTCAGCAGGATTATAGCAGCCCGGGTTTGATTGTGGTGCCTTCACTGGAAGCGGGTATTGAAAAGGCGAAAACCTTTGGTACAGAAGAGATTTTCATAACAGGAGGAGGGGAGATCTTCAAAATGGCTTTGCCAATCGTAGATAGATTGTACCTGACAAGGGTGCATGCGGAAGTGGATGGGGATACTTATTTCCCTGTATTTGATCCGACCGGGTGGAAACTGGTGAAGAATGAAAGGCATGAGAAGGATGAACGGCATGCACATGCGCTGACCTTCCAGGTGTGGGAACGCGAGAAATAA